The genomic interval TGCCACTTTATCATTAGCACCTAAGTAATCTTGGTTAATTTCTTTTCCATTGACCTTTATCACATCACCTTGTGCACTAACTGTATCACCAGGCATACCAATGACACGCTTCACGAACAAGTTACTCTTCTTAACACTTGGATCTTCTCCATAAGCATCAAAGATAACAACGCTCCCACGGTGGATATCTTCATTCTTAAAGGCTAGAACACGTTCACGAGCAGACAAGTTGGGTTCCATTGAAATCCCATCAACCTGAACTGGTTGGAACCAAAAAGTTTTAATAACCAATGCAATAATAATTCCCGCTACAATTGGTAATACCCATGACAGAATACTGCGTAATGCTTTCATCCGACTACTCCTCTACAACATTATGTAATTAATTGTTACAAGCATACCACGTCTAGCTGATAACAAAATTAAAATATGTATAAAAAAAAGCGGACCGTTAGGTCCGCTTTTAATATTTATTAACGACGTGAGCGCTTAGCCTTACGGATAGCACGTTCACGTGACTTTTCGGCACGTACTTTTTCGGCACGTTGTGCACGAATCTTGAATGGGTTTTGCAAAACCCAAGTTTGAGCCACTTGGAATGCATTTGAAACCACCCAGTACAATGACAAAGCTGCAGGTACGTTAATCGCAAACACGAAAATCATAACTGGCATCGCGAATGTCATTGTTGTCATAACCCCATTACGTTCAGGTTGTCCCATCATGACAAGCAATGATGAAGCCAATGTGAACAAGGCTGCCAAAATTGGCAAGACAAAGTATGGATCCTTACCACCCAATTGAATCCACAAGAAAGTTCCTTGTTGCAAGGCTTCTGTAGATTGAATTGATGAGTACAAAGCCATCAAAATTGGCATTTGTACTAGCAATGGAATGAAACTTGCAAATGGGTTAACACCGGCTTCCTTGTAGATAGCACGTTGTTCTGTTTGCATGGCTTGCATTGAAGCAGTATCACGAGTTGGGTACTTAGCTTGCAATGCCTTAAGCGCTGGCGCAATTTCTTGCATCTTAATCATTGATGCTGATTGTTGTGCCATCAATGGCAAGATCAACAAACGAATCAACA from Weissella ceti carries:
- the lepB gene encoding signal peptidase I; translation: MKALRSILSWVLPIVAGIIIALVIKTFWFQPVQVDGISMEPNLSARERVLAFKNEDIHRGSVVIFDAYGEDPSVKKSNLFVKRVIGMPGDTVSAQGDVIKVNGKEINQDYLGANDKVATTEPDSGMVGNWKSLTDLGNNMNWERDKSVKVPEGQYFVLGDNRAVSNDSRYWGYVSKEKIMGVVKVPFWGKAAQKENVNNQWETFYKEK
- the yidC gene encoding membrane protein insertase YidC, with product METLKKYMRMRSFPIAMMALLVMIIAGVTYPGHIEGQGLWGIIVAGFSQSILGVADWFGGNAGVGIIVYTLLIRLLILPLMAQQSASMIKMQEIAPALKALQAKYPTRDTASMQAMQTEQRAIYKEAGVNPFASFIPLLVQMPILMALYSSIQSTEALQQGTFLWIQLGGKDPYFVLPILAALFTLASSLLVMMGQPERNGVMTTMTFAMPVMIFVFAINVPAALSLYWVVSNAFQVAQTWVLQNPFKIRAQRAEKVRAEKSRERAIRKAKRSRR